In a genomic window of Salvelinus sp. IW2-2015 unplaced genomic scaffold, ASM291031v2 Un_scaffold6876, whole genome shotgun sequence:
- the LOC112079085 gene encoding homeodomain-interacting protein kinase 3-like — protein MNLEGSDLLAEKVDRREFVGLLKRMLWIDAEKRITPAEALSHSFMSMQHLLDFPHSNHVKSCFHIMDVTRSRPGPYDTLNRNKAPFIRPVTTTTTTVNLTRPFSKMAXIHNQVSSFTTSIQ, from the exons ATGAATCTGGAAGGTAGTGACCTGTTGGCAGAGAAGGTGGACCGAAGAGAGTTTGTAGGCCTGCTGAAGAGGATGTTGTGGATCGATGCGGAGAAGAGGATCACCCCCGCTGAGGCGCTCAGCCACTCCTTTATGTCCATGCAACACCTGCTCGACTTCCCCCATAGCAACCA tGTCAAATCATGTTTCCACATCATGGACGTAACCCGGTCTCGTCCCGGTCCTTACGACACGCTCAACCGGAACAAAGCCCCCTTCATCAGACCGGTGACCACGACCACCACCACAGTTAACCTGACCCGGCCCTTCAGCAAGATGGCCRCCATCCACAACCAAGTAAGCAGTTTCACCACATCAATACAGTAG